A genomic stretch from Marinobacter fonticola includes:
- a CDS encoding vWA domain-containing protein, which yields MRESDPQNLRQPAVRLLARMLPGDARSGVWTFGQYVNMLVPSGEVSSSWRDTAVERSDRINSVALRTNIGEALEVASDDFYGDRRFDNTHFILLTDGVVDISPNALANARERNRILDEVVERIQGRGATIHTIALSENADLALLERLAVKTGGTFAVAPDAESLNRVFAETLNTAAPQPEVPIRDNQFTVSEDVKEFTALVFGEGGEKPLALVTPSGQRIEAARLPDNARWHAEGEYDLITMTEPEAGVWRIDGQLGEQSRVTVVSDLRMAVSPVPNFFYSGQPVAIEAAFYEKDSRITNPDFLGVLDVAMTLQTEDGRSGTKTLSGETPPENGVYADTIEKLSEPGTYDLTLSADGKTFARQFSSRITLRPPVNVEVKAEGQGGEARYIVEVRPEHPELNPQASDVGLKVAVPGQTGEAAFEAITFDETDGVWRASVTPTAGDGDYTVNLRFRGETGDGRSLSYAPASFVAQFPRSDAGQTAYTSLSAPTVTASNVGKNGGEPTAEPANQESLLGPDIADEAPSAETGAEEAEPQPSEPQQPEPQQSESSAPPADTKPAPDAADAQEEIAPPIDVSQAEAPAEPPEEASPQENSPFWAQIPIWVWAALGGAVALAAIVFAVIRARRRKEEPKPDETEGKSATDESDEAEDEALPPVIEPAEAEEPEEPLAEMGASEDETSEEETPAEVEPEPPVAEEEEPALDVPGETEPPVAESDSDDVPVLGDTETETVEPETAETEIESAEFAEEASEVPDEVEPPIASTEIPGEEDLTGADETADEIERFLAEARQDDAGLDIANEDILEEPESPAAESEEDEHMLEDFDLSDIDDLPDLDEEPDEDSSTGESENKRQN from the coding sequence ATGAGAGAGAGCGACCCGCAGAACCTGCGACAGCCGGCGGTAAGGCTGCTTGCGCGGATGCTGCCGGGAGATGCCCGCAGCGGTGTTTGGACCTTTGGGCAATACGTCAATATGCTGGTGCCCTCGGGTGAAGTTTCATCCAGCTGGCGAGATACCGCCGTCGAGCGCTCGGATAGAATCAACTCCGTTGCCCTCAGAACCAACATCGGCGAAGCGCTGGAAGTCGCCAGCGACGATTTCTACGGCGACCGCCGTTTTGACAATACGCACTTCATCCTGCTGACCGACGGCGTTGTTGATATCTCGCCCAACGCCTTGGCCAACGCCCGCGAGCGTAACCGCATTCTTGACGAGGTTGTCGAGCGAATACAGGGGCGCGGCGCTACGATCCACACCATTGCATTGTCCGAGAATGCGGACCTGGCCCTTTTGGAGCGGCTGGCGGTTAAAACCGGAGGCACCTTTGCCGTGGCGCCGGACGCCGAATCTCTCAACCGGGTGTTTGCGGAAACGCTCAATACCGCGGCGCCACAACCGGAAGTCCCGATCCGCGACAACCAGTTTACGGTCAGTGAGGACGTCAAGGAATTCACGGCACTGGTCTTCGGTGAAGGTGGAGAGAAGCCCCTGGCGCTGGTGACGCCAAGTGGCCAGCGGATCGAAGCGGCGCGCTTGCCGGACAATGCCCGCTGGCACGCTGAGGGTGAGTACGACCTGATTACCATGACCGAGCCTGAAGCCGGTGTCTGGCGGATTGACGGCCAGTTGGGCGAGCAGTCGCGGGTGACGGTCGTCAGCGACCTGCGGATGGCGGTGTCGCCAGTCCCTAATTTCTTTTACAGCGGGCAACCGGTCGCCATCGAGGCGGCCTTCTACGAGAAAGATAGCCGCATCACCAATCCCGACTTCCTCGGGGTGCTGGACGTGGCGATGACACTCCAGACCGAGGATGGCCGCTCGGGCACTAAGACCTTATCCGGCGAGACACCGCCGGAAAATGGGGTTTACGCCGATACTATCGAAAAACTCAGCGAGCCCGGCACCTATGACCTAACGCTATCCGCCGACGGTAAGACATTTGCGCGCCAGTTCTCTTCACGCATTACCTTGCGGCCACCGGTCAATGTGGAGGTTAAAGCCGAAGGTCAAGGCGGTGAGGCTCGCTATATCGTGGAGGTACGGCCCGAGCACCCTGAGCTGAACCCTCAGGCGTCGGATGTCGGCCTGAAGGTCGCGGTGCCTGGCCAGACCGGCGAAGCCGCTTTCGAGGCGATAACCTTCGATGAGACGGATGGCGTCTGGCGGGCCAGCGTCACGCCCACTGCCGGCGACGGTGACTATACGGTAAACCTGCGTTTCCGGGGCGAAACCGGCGATGGTCGTTCGCTAAGCTATGCACCCGCTTCTTTCGTTGCCCAGTTTCCGCGGTCCGATGCCGGTCAAACGGCTTACACGTCGTTGAGTGCGCCAACAGTCACTGCATCTAATGTCGGCAAGAACGGCGGGGAGCCAACGGCCGAGCCTGCGAATCAGGAATCGCTCCTGGGGCCGGATATCGCGGATGAAGCGCCGAGCGCCGAAACTGGGGCCGAGGAAGCCGAACCACAGCCGTCAGAACCGCAACAGCCGGAACCACAGCAGTCAGAATCCAGTGCGCCGCCGGCTGATACTAAGCCTGCGCCCGACGCTGCAGACGCTCAAGAAGAAATAGCGCCACCGATAGATGTTTCTCAGGCGGAAGCGCCCGCCGAGCCACCCGAAGAAGCCTCGCCGCAAGAAAATTCACCCTTCTGGGCACAGATACCTATTTGGGTCTGGGCGGCGCTGGGGGGAGCCGTCGCGCTGGCGGCTATTGTTTTTGCCGTTATACGTGCGCGGCGCCGCAAGGAGGAGCCTAAACCGGATGAAACCGAAGGCAAATCCGCGACCGATGAATCGGATGAGGCCGAAGACGAAGCGCTGCCCCCGGTGATAGAACCCGCCGAGGCGGAAGAGCCTGAGGAGCCTCTTGCCGAAATGGGGGCTTCCGAAGACGAAACGTCCGAAGAAGAGACGCCCGCTGAGGTTGAACCCGAGCCACCGGTCGCCGAAGAGGAAGAGCCGGCTCTGGACGTGCCGGGCGAGACCGAGCCCCCCGTAGCCGAAAGCGATAGCGATGATGTTCCGGTACTTGGCGATACGGAAACGGAAACCGTGGAACCGGAAACCGCGGAAACTGAAATCGAGAGCGCCGAGTTCGCCGAGGAGGCCAGCGAGGTGCCGGATGAAGTCGAGCCGCCGATAGCGTCTACGGAAATACCCGGCGAAGAGGACCTGACCGGAGCGGACGAGACGGCCGACGAGATAGAGCGATTCCTGGCGGAGGCGCGACAGGACGACGCCGGGCTGGACATCGCCAACGAAGACATCCTCGAAGAGCCGGAATCACCGGCCGCAGAGAGCGAAGAAGACGAACACATGCTCGAAGACTTTGATCTTTCCGATATCGATGATTTGCCCGATCTGGACGAAGAGCCGGACGAGGATTCATCGACAGGGGAATCGGAAAACAAACGTCAGAACTGA
- a CDS encoding AAA family ATPase, translated as MKFTGTEKYVATEDLQMAVNAAITLQRPLLIKGEPGTGKTMLAEELAAGLGSRLITWHIKSTTKAQQGLYEYDAVSRLRDSQLGDEKVKDIGNYIVKGKLWEAFEADDQVVLLIDEIDKADIEFPNDLLLELDRMEFFVYETQKVVKARKRPIVVITSNNEKELPDAFLRRCFFHYISFPDHDTMKSIVDVHFPNVQQDIVRDALEVFFDVRKVPGLKKKPSTSELVDWLKLLMADELSAKMLQEKDTSSALPPLYGALVKNEQDVHLLQKLAFMARRRS; from the coding sequence ATGAAATTTACCGGTACCGAGAAATACGTTGCCACCGAAGACTTGCAAATGGCCGTTAACGCGGCAATTACCCTGCAACGGCCGCTGCTGATTAAGGGCGAACCGGGCACCGGTAAGACCATGCTGGCGGAAGAGCTGGCGGCGGGACTCGGCTCGCGTCTGATTACCTGGCACATCAAATCCACCACCAAGGCGCAGCAGGGTCTGTACGAGTACGATGCGGTATCCCGCCTGCGGGATTCCCAGCTTGGTGACGAAAAGGTCAAGGACATCGGCAACTACATCGTCAAGGGAAAGCTCTGGGAAGCGTTTGAAGCGGACGATCAAGTGGTGCTTCTGATCGACGAGATCGATAAGGCGGACATCGAGTTCCCCAACGACCTGCTGCTCGAACTAGATCGCATGGAGTTCTTCGTCTACGAGACGCAGAAAGTAGTGAAGGCGAGAAAGCGCCCGATCGTGGTCATCACCAGTAACAACGAGAAAGAACTGCCGGACGCCTTTCTGCGCCGCTGTTTCTTCCATTACATCAGCTTTCCGGACCACGACACCATGAAAAGCATCGTCGATGTCCATTTCCCGAACGTACAGCAGGATATCGTGCGGGATGCGCTGGAGGTCTTCTTCGACGTGCGTAAAGTACCCGGCCTGAAGAAGAAACCCTCCACCTCGGAGCTGGTGGATTGGCTCAAACTGCTGATGGCCGACGAACTCTCCGCCAAAATGCTGCAGGAAAAAGATACGTCTTCTGCCTTGCCGCCGCTTTACGGTGCCCTGGTGAAGAATGAACAGGATGTCCATCTCCTGCAGAAACTGGCCTTTATGGCGCGTCGCCGGAGCTGA
- a CDS encoding YbaB/EbfC family nucleoid-associated protein, whose amino-acid sequence MMKGMGDMMKQAQKMQEEFKRMQEEAEKAEVTGEAGAGLVKVTMTGRHDVRNVDIDSSLLSEDKEILEDLLAAAVNDAVRRVEESQKERMSGMASEMGMPPGFKMPF is encoded by the coding sequence ATGATGAAAGGTATGGGCGACATGATGAAGCAAGCCCAGAAAATGCAGGAAGAATTCAAGCGCATGCAGGAAGAGGCTGAAAAGGCCGAGGTTACCGGCGAAGCCGGCGCCGGCCTGGTCAAGGTCACCATGACCGGGCGTCACGACGTGCGCAATGTGGATATCGATTCTTCGCTGCTCAGTGAAGACAAGGAAATCCTGGAGGATCTGCTGGCAGCCGCGGTAAACGATGCTGTACGGCGTGTCGAAGAAAGCCAGAAAGAGCGTATGTCCGGTATGGCGTCTGAGATGGGTATGCCGCCGGGTTTCAAGATGCCGTTCTGA
- a CDS encoding YcgL domain-containing protein, with protein sequence MTERQFVSVFRSSKRADTYLFVRRGQKWDDLPEPLRTIFGAPQHAMDLLLTEERKLSRTTGKQVLQAIEEKDFFLQMPEEHESYIVEFKQKLKSNPE encoded by the coding sequence ATGACAGAACGACAGTTTGTTTCCGTATTCCGCAGTAGCAAGAGAGCGGACACCTATCTTTTCGTCAGGCGGGGTCAGAAATGGGATGACCTCCCCGAGCCGCTGCGCACCATTTTCGGGGCGCCCCAGCACGCGATGGACCTTCTGCTAACCGAGGAGCGAAAACTGTCCCGGACCACCGGCAAACAGGTGCTGCAGGCCATTGAGGAGAAGGACTTCTTCCTGCAAATGCCCGAAGAGCACGAGAGTTACATCGTCGAATTCAAACAAAAGCTGAAATCGAATCCGGAATGA
- a CDS encoding ribonuclease D → MSNDKAVRWLETASELDDWLASHNDTPLALDTEFERVNTFFPIPGLVQLGLGDDLRLVEPAVAETSEGFRNCLSDTQRPKLLYAMSEDLELFRQWLKLEPRYVLDLQLAAALAGLGFSVGYARMVENLFEVEVDKSATRSDWLARPLTDTQCRYALEDIRYLMPMHSRLRVLLESRELYQAWIEECDRFASELASQSEPENYYLRIRGGWQLSPRQQVVLKCLADWRETECRRRDRPRGRILADPVLIGIAERMPESKGALAAVSDVPPVVVRRYAEHILDCVERGASAPPNPDKIESPLTREEQGLFKQVKGLFRNVADAREVPVELLAPRRRIESFIRCRHADEGAVRFFREGWRGELLAPVLDDVTRVLSK, encoded by the coding sequence ATGAGCAACGATAAGGCAGTGCGTTGGCTGGAAACAGCGTCCGAACTGGATGACTGGCTAGCGTCTCACAACGATACGCCGCTTGCCCTTGATACCGAATTTGAGCGCGTCAATACGTTTTTCCCCATTCCCGGCCTGGTGCAGCTCGGATTAGGTGACGACCTGCGTCTCGTGGAACCTGCCGTTGCCGAAACCTCCGAAGGATTTCGAAACTGCCTGAGCGATACCCAGCGTCCCAAGCTTCTCTATGCCATGAGCGAGGATCTCGAGCTGTTTCGTCAATGGCTGAAGCTCGAGCCGCGTTATGTCCTGGACCTGCAGCTCGCCGCTGCCTTGGCAGGGCTGGGGTTTTCGGTCGGTTATGCCCGAATGGTGGAAAACCTGTTCGAGGTGGAAGTCGACAAGTCCGCCACACGCTCCGATTGGCTTGCACGCCCGCTGACCGACACTCAGTGTCGCTATGCTCTCGAGGACATTCGCTATCTGATGCCGATGCATTCGCGCTTGCGGGTATTGTTGGAGTCCCGCGAGCTTTATCAGGCCTGGATCGAAGAATGTGATCGCTTCGCCTCGGAACTGGCCAGCCAGTCCGAGCCTGAAAATTATTACCTACGTATTCGTGGAGGCTGGCAGTTGAGCCCCCGCCAGCAAGTTGTCCTCAAGTGTCTGGCGGACTGGCGAGAAACCGAATGCCGCCGGCGCGATCGGCCGCGTGGCCGTATATTGGCGGATCCGGTATTGATAGGCATTGCTGAGCGTATGCCGGAGTCCAAGGGAGCGCTTGCCGCGGTCTCCGATGTGCCACCGGTGGTGGTGCGCCGTTACGCCGAGCACATTCTCGACTGTGTCGAGCGAGGCGCGTCTGCACCGCCCAACCCTGATAAAATCGAGTCTCCGCTGACCCGGGAAGAACAAGGGCTCTTTAAGCAAGTCAAAGGGTTGTTCCGGAATGTGGCGGATGCGCGGGAGGTGCCGGTGGAACTGCTGGCACCACGCCGGCGGATCGAATCCTTTATTCGCTGCAGACACGCAGATGAAGGCGCGGTGCGCTTTTTCCGGGAGGGGTGGCGCGGCGAGCTGCTTGCGCCGGTCCTGGACGATGTAACACGCGTGTTGAGTAAGTAA
- the recR gene encoding recombination mediator RecR, with protein sequence MAFSPLVDELVESLRCLPGVGQKTAQRMAFHLLERGRSGGERLADALQNAMSGVRRCNSCQNFADTELCNLCADESRRTGTLCVVESPSDLLAIEQAGYYDGSYFVLMGHLSPIDGIGPREIGIEQLLKRVREEGVTELILATNPTVEGEATAHYIADRLDGQNVLITRLAHGIPVGGELGYVDGFTLSHAFRGRKPLAD encoded by the coding sequence ATGGCGTTTAGTCCCCTGGTCGACGAGCTGGTCGAATCATTGCGTTGTTTGCCTGGAGTCGGACAAAAGACGGCCCAGCGCATGGCCTTTCACCTTCTTGAGCGCGGCCGGAGTGGCGGCGAGCGTTTGGCGGATGCGCTGCAGAACGCCATGTCGGGCGTTCGGCGCTGTAATTCCTGCCAGAATTTCGCCGATACAGAGCTATGCAACCTGTGCGCCGACGAGAGCCGGCGAACCGGTACGCTGTGTGTCGTCGAGAGTCCGTCGGATCTGCTGGCCATTGAGCAGGCGGGTTACTACGATGGCAGCTACTTTGTACTGATGGGGCACCTGTCGCCAATCGACGGTATTGGCCCCCGGGAAATCGGCATTGAGCAACTTCTCAAGCGTGTACGCGAGGAAGGTGTGACTGAGCTGATTCTGGCGACCAACCCCACCGTCGAGGGTGAAGCCACCGCGCATTACATTGCCGACCGGCTCGACGGCCAGAATGTCTTGATCACTCGCCTCGCGCACGGCATCCCGGTCGGCGGTGAGCTGGGCTATGTGGACGGTTTTACGCTCAGCCACGCCTTTCGCGGCCGCAAACCTCTCGCTGACTGA
- a CDS encoding YcgN family cysteine cluster protein encodes MIADIPFWQRKRFRDMSPREWESLCDGCGKCCLTKLEDEDTGEVYYTDLACEYMDGDTCRCTVYSTRRRKVPDCIVLSPVVFGPDSMQDFHWLPRTCAYRLLAEDKPLPDWHPLVSGDPDSVHDAQVSVRQRTVSNADVDEADWEEHIIHWVL; translated from the coding sequence ATGATTGCAGACATTCCCTTCTGGCAGCGCAAGCGCTTCCGCGACATGTCGCCTCGGGAGTGGGAGTCGCTGTGCGACGGCTGCGGCAAGTGCTGTCTGACCAAGCTGGAAGATGAAGATACCGGGGAGGTCTACTACACCGACCTGGCTTGTGAATACATGGATGGAGACACCTGCCGCTGCACGGTCTACAGTACCCGCCGTCGAAAAGTGCCTGATTGTATCGTGCTTTCGCCCGTCGTTTTTGGACCTGATAGTATGCAGGATTTCCACTGGCTGCCGCGGACCTGTGCCTACCGGCTGCTGGCGGAAGATAAACCGCTACCGGACTGGCATCCATTGGTTTCGGGCGATCCGGACAGCGTGCACGACGCCCAGGTTTCGGTAAGACAGAGAACGGTTTCCAACGCCGACGTTGATGAGGCCGATTGGGAAGAACACATCATTCATTGGGTACTTTAA